One Ctenopharyngodon idella isolate HZGC_01 chromosome 9, HZGC01, whole genome shotgun sequence DNA window includes the following coding sequences:
- the LOC127518521 gene encoding serine/threonine-protein kinase Nek5 isoform X2 → MDHYEVIRRVGQGAFGSALLVKHRHGDDPLLYVIKEINLRRLSPRDKDASRKEVTLLSKMRHPNIVTFYKSFYDRNNLYILMEYCDAGDLMNRIKMQRGKPFTEQQIVDWFVQICLGLKHIHDRKVLHRDIKSQNIFLTQGGLKVKLGDFGIARMLNNTMELARTCVGTPYYLSPEICENRPYNNKTDIWSLGCVLYELCTLRHPFESSNLKQLVLKICRGRYSPVSQRYSNELQLLLNQLFKVSPRDRPSANSLLKRPLLQPLISKHLDTQLLEDEFSHTVLHRHTPRKATNNTDFKDPVGYKPVLRPPVTKPPQRPEQRRTRANAQQIKPHFPAVVENPIPLKLRVDHERRWNGPAEPNKRQDRQQEPADHDAHRPAALEPHKIVAAARDEYLQRRREAHQYKLRAQKQLGIRPSTADAEGCQPANAQEHYGSRPPQRGKLQGQEEYLKQLQRIREQYHHDVREMRMRAEVEDRGADLLKKNRDTRTRGKEQQRGIMFEIKLSDKEMKTDEEDEESEDEPLNDTLTFAQGENLRHRPHGSEEEARVKRGEWCRDAAETLLSALEHMDVTTESVCDAQTEEQEEGNRKHWTKRLPETLLNALAQAQITDCSTGFASKLLKLEHLYSFLFAKVS, encoded by the exons ATGGATCATTATGAGGTGATTCGGCGGGTCGGTCAGGGCGCGTTCGGGAGCGCGCTTCTGGTCAAACACCGACACGGAGACGATCCGCTGCTCTACGTTATCAAAGAGATCAACCTGAGACGG TTGTCTCCTCGGGATAAGGACGCCTCCAGGAAGGAAGTGACTCTGCTGTCCAAAATGAGACATCCAAacattgtgacattttataaatcattttacG ACAGAAATAACCTCTACATCCTGATGGAATACTGTGACGCCGGTGATCTGATGAACAGAATCAAGATGCAAAGAGGAAAACCCTTCACAGAGCAGCAG ATTGTCGACTGGTTTGTTCAGATCTGTCTCGGACTGAAGCACATTCATGACAGGAAGGTCCTGCACAGAGACATTAAATCTCAG AACATCTTTCTCACTCAAGGAGGACTGAAAGTCAAACTGGGAGATTTTGGCATCGCAAGAATGTTGAACAA CACCATGGAGCTCGCCAGAACCTGCGTTGGGACGCCGTACTATCTGTCTCCAGAGATCTGCGAGAACAGACCTTACAACAACAAAAC GGACATCTGGTCTCTGGGCTGTGTCCTCTATGAGCTCTGCACACTGAGACATCCG TTTGAAAGCAGTAATTTAAAGCAGCTGGTGCTGAAGATCTGTAGGGGGCGCTACAGTCCAGTGTCTCAGCGCTACAGTAATGAACTACAACTGCTGCTTAACCAGCTGTTCAAGGTCAGTCCACGTGACCGGCCGTCGGCTAACTCGCTGCTCAAACGACCTTTACTACAGCCTCTGATCAGCAAACATCTGGACACACAG TTGCTGGAGGATGAGTTCAGTCACACAGttcttcacagacacacaccacGTAAAGCCACAAACaacacag ATTTCAAAGATCCAGTGGGATACAAACCCGTCCTGAGGCCTCCTGTCACCAAACCGCCACAGAGACCCGAGCAGAGACGCACAAGAGCAAACGCACAA CAAATAAAGCCTCATTTTCCTGCTGTGGTTGAAAACCCGATTCCACTCAAACTACGTGTTGATCATGAGCGGCGGTGGAACGGTCCGGCTGAGCCGAACAAGCGTCAGGACCGACAGCAGGAACCTGCGGATCACGACGCACACAGACCCGCTGCGCTGGAGCCCCACAAAAT tgtcgCAGCGGCGAGAGACGAGTATCTGCAGAGGAGACGTGAAGCCCATCAGTACAAACTCAGAGCTCAGAAACAGCTG GGTATCAGACCGTCCACAGCAGATGCTGAAGGCTGTCAGCCGGCCAACGCACAAGAGCATTATGGGAGCAGACCGCCTCAGAGAGGGAAACTACAGGGACAGGAG gaGTATCTGAAGCAGCTCCAGCGAATCAGAGAGCAGTATCATCATGATGTCAGAGAGATGAGAATGAGAGCAGAGGTCGAG GACAGAGGAGCAGACTTACTGAAGAAGAACAGAGACACACGCACACGTGGGAAAGAGCAGcag AGAGGAATCATGTTCGAGATCAAGCTGAGTGATAAAGAGATGAAGACtgatgaggaagatgaggagTCAGAG gatGAGCCCCTGAACGACACACTGACGTTTGCACAAGGAGAAAACCTCCGCCACCGTCCACACGGCTCGGAGGAAGAGGCTCGGGTGAAGAGAGGCGAATGGTGTCGAGACGCCGCTGAGACCTTACTGAGCGCTCTGGAGCACATGGATGTGACGACGGAGAGCGTCTGTGACGCTCAGAcag AGGAGCAGGAGGAAGGAAACAGAAAACACTGGACGAAGCGTCTGCCGGAGACACTCCTGAACGCTCTCGCTCAAGCGCAGATCACCGACTGCAGCACAG GTTTTGcatcaaaattactaaaactagaACATCTTTACAGCTTCTTGTTTGCAAAAGTCAGTTAA